GTAGCCGGCGATCACGCCGGCATCTCCCGACCGGGCGTGGGCTTGGGCGAGCGTGCCTCCGCAGAGGCCGGCGTAGTCGGCGAGGATGCCCGCCGACATCGCGGCCACGTCAGCCGACCCCTTCATGTCGCGCAGCTGACGCACGTAGAACTGCTTCCGGTTGATGCCGGTATACCACCCCAGGAAGATGTCGCTGGCCGCCTGCATGAGGCGCTGG
The sequence above is drawn from the Actinomycetota bacterium genome and encodes:
- a CDS encoding DUF2252 domain-containing protein; the encoded protein is QRLMQAASDIFLGWYTGINRKQFYVRQLRDMKGSADVAAMSAGILADYAGLCGGTLAQAHARSGDAGVIAGYLGTGTQFDDAMADFAQDYTTQTIDDHARLEQAIEDQPIAAVMGV